The DNA window AATTTAACTCCCTTAACAAAAATTGacctatcaaaattaaaatataaaattttcattattatttttaaaattaatatttatgtacTTGAGGTATAATCTTCTTGACTTATGCATTTTAACAAATCATtgtatttactattttatttttttgaactaaactaaaaaatatCTTTGTCATAATTTGAAATCAAATGCTCTCTCCCTCTTATTACTATcataaataaaacttttcttttcaAGTTTAGTAAACAAATGATTGTTTAAATGATGTACTCCACCTCTATATCGAATAGATTACTCAATTAATTATAattagaatataattttttttttaataaggagaATATGGATTAATGAGAAtgagtaagttatatgagaatatgaaaatgaatctgaatcattagaTTTTATAATAAATGGTGACATTaaatctctaccatttattttaaaatttaatggtttaGATTTattatcacattctcatataacttactcaTTCTCATCAGATATGCGCTATATATATATCAACacactaggggtggaaataggctgggccgagctaggctttgccaagcctaagtctggcatgtagcctgtcgtaggcttattttttaggcctgggcctggcctttttgaaggcctgattagcctacataaaagcctatttgttttagacatgtgTAAATAAGCAGTTAAagtaatgtttaaatagactaacttattttaacttacttaTTAACATAAGTTCtaggagactatttgtttaagaaaacttatgaaaacaatgttcatctggtgttttcatcttattttcacaagttcctcaagataaccaagttttatttatgtattttaattcaaagtacaaaacataacataatgatcatAAAAGAgtattcaaatttatttaaataggccggcctgatagggttaaaaggttttttttagggcctgaggcctagcctttttaactaaataggcttaaaAAGAAACCTaggtcttttctatttaaaaataatgtgtggtctggcctgagcctatataggctagcctgtaggcccctaTTATCGGtttggcctatttccacccctaacacACACACGAAATGGAtaccatatttattttttgtttgcaTTTAATTAGTAGTATTTTGTATtcagtaaaaaaaatcaaatacaatattttaagttttaaaaatagGTATAATAGTTAACACACTTTTTttaccaaaaaaataataaacatttGATTAAAGTAATATTAACTATTTAAAATCCTTTAttgttcttatatatatatatatatatatatatatatatatatatatatatatatatatatatatatatatatatatatatataggacatatcatatgagaatgtcttttttatatgagaatgtgagaatgaatctgaaccattagattttaaaataaatggtggagattatgtgtgaatccttttttctctctcctacatcatttattttaataatagaggagagataaaaaaatattcacacataatctccaccatttattttaaaatctaacggttcagattcattctcacattctcatatgataagctatatatatatatatatatatatatatatatatatatatgaattaaattaCACTCGaaaaattatactattaattacaATCGTTTAATAACTTCACATCTGATAATAATTAGctattatactattttaaatattttattagacttttttgagaaaaaatatttgaatttcctTAATTAGTTTACCCaatatgaataatttatttatatttaatgcaaaaatataattaaaatggtTTCTTTTTATAAGGTTAGAATGCATATAGACCAAAAGATAAGAACAACATAAAGTAATGGGTTTAAAATAGTGAATATTTGTTTAATCATAATAAATTCGTGTTTAAataaaggtgaattcttatctacccaacccAAAAAGTTGGGTAGAGCTACCTTTAGTATAAAATGCATTGGAAACaactaaaaattaattttcatcGTTGTAATTTATAATGCTCGAGATTTGGTTGTTATTATTGATTGTTGAAAAACTTATGGCAAATATGGGAGTGAGATTAAAagtttttgattttaaaattgaGGGAATAGGTTTGTGGTTGGACTAAAATACATGAACTATAATTACAATTAAATCTAGATATTGTCATAAGGAATTTAACTCCCTTAACAAAAATTGACCTATCGAAATTGAAATTAgaatttttcattattatttttaaaattaatatttatgtatTTGAGGTATAATCTTCTTGACAAATGCATTTAAACAAATGATGGTATTTACTAAATTATTTTTTGGATTTAAGCTAAAAAATATCTTTGtaataatttcaaatcaaatgctctatctcttattttctattataaataaaacttttcttttcaagtttattaaaaaattgattgtTTAAATGATGTACTCGACCTCTATATCGACAAGATtcatcaattaattaaaatttgcagataattttattttatattaagtaaaaaatatcaaatacaatctttttttttcataatgtcaaattaaatttttaaaataggtATAATAgttaacacaattttttttaccaaaagtATAATAAACCTTTGATTTAATAAATATTCACtattttaaacaatttattttatgttgttcTTATCTTTATGTCTATGTGCATTCTAATCTTATAAAATGCAGTGCAACAATATAATTGAGATAACTAAGTTTTCACTCAAATCTCTAGCATAATGTCACAAGTTTCATGTTTTATCCTTATTTTCTTCTGTCTTTTTAGCTTTATAATTTATTCTCATGCTATAAACAATGGTTTTAGTATTGAACTCATTCATCGTGATTCTTATAAATCACCACTCTACAATCCTACACAAAGTAAATTCCAACGAATTATCAATGATGCACGCCGTTCTATCAATCGTTCAAACTATATCCACCGTGAATTTTTTATTAGTAAAAACAAACTTGGGTCATCTTTGATCTATGAAGGTGGTGGATATCTCATGAGTTATTACATTGGTACCCCACCATTTAAGGTTTATGGTTTTTTGGATTCAGGTAGTAACCTTATATGGCTTCAATGTAAGCCTTGTAATGTATGTTTCAATCAAACATCTCCTATTTTTAACCCTTCAAAATCTTCGAGTTACCAAAATATTccatgttcttctagtagatgtaAATCTACAGAAGCAGaaacttcttgttctaatgataGAGATGCTTGTGAATATACATTAGGTTATGGTCTTACTCAAAAGACACAAGGAGATCTTATATTGGAGACAATTGCATTTGAGTCAACTTCCGGATCTATGGTCTCATTTCCTAAAATTGTGATAGGATGTGGACACAATAATACTTTTTATAGCGGAAAAAGTTCAGGTGTAATTGGTTTTGGAACTGGACCTTTGTCACTTATAAAACAATTAGGATCTTTCACCGATGAAAGATTCTCATATTGTTTAGTTGATGATAGAAATATTAATTTACCTAGCAAAATCAATTTTGGAGATGCTGCTAAAGTCTCTGGTAATAATGTTGTTTCAACTCCTATGGTCAAACTGGTAGGAAACCACCAAGAAGAGTATTACTATTTAAATTTGAAAGCAGTAAGCGTGGGAAGTAAAAGAATAAAGTATAGTGGGTTTAAGAATAAAGGAGTAAATGCTTCTACACATAACATCTTAATTGACTCGGGTTCAACGCTAACTTTTGTTCCACGTCGTTTTTACCATAAGTTTGAATCTGCAGTTAAAAAAGTGGTTAAACTAGAACGATTTCATGATGATAGTGGTGAATTTAACCTTTGTTATAATACCACATTCAAAAATACCACATCCAAACAACCGAATTTTCCTGTCATTACTGCTCATTTTAGTGGCGCAGATGTTAAATTAGATTCTATGGGCTCCTTTATATCTTTATCCAAAGGGATTGAATGTCTTGCTATTTTTCCACATAGAAAACATAATTTTGGAATCTTTGGAAACAAATTACAAGTGAACTATTTAGTTGGTTATGACCTAAAAAAGAATATTGTTTCATTCAAACCTACTGATTGTTCTAAGTATTGAATGAGAGTAAGCATTTTTTACCTCATTTACttgttaaattaataataaattttattttgtttcatatCTCTTTAAGATCATCTCCAATTAAATTTTACTTTAaggattttattttgtttcatagGTTAATAGATTATGTAATTTGTTgagctttttattttttattttaatttatattttattttaatataatataatattattttattcagtTTCTTTTCTAAATCAGGTTTGTGATTCCACTTTTTGTTTTTTATCTTCAGAAATTttagtttataaaatataaatgaaaaggTGGTCTGCAACATAGAGTTCAattgaaactaaaataaaatatataataaataaataaattttagtcTTAAGTTtacatattttaaattttcattatatCATACACTTGGATAAATGAAAACTATGAAGATCAAATATTATTCATTATATTTGGCCTTTATTAAATCACAGACTCTTGGCCTTTATTCAATCACAGACTCCAGGCAAATtaggcttttttttttt is part of the Vicia villosa cultivar HV-30 ecotype Madison, WI linkage group LG2, Vvil1.0, whole genome shotgun sequence genome and encodes:
- the LOC131649722 gene encoding aspartic proteinase CDR1-like, which encodes MSQVSCFILIFFCLFSFIIYSHAINNGFSIELIHRDSYKSPLYNPTQSKFQRIINDARRSINRSNYIHREFFISKNKLGSSLIYEGGGYLMSYYIGTPPFKVYGFLDSGSNLIWLQCKPCNVCFNQTSPIFNPSKSSSYQNIPCSSSRCKSTEAETSCSNDRDACEYTLGYGLTQKTQGDLILETIAFESTSGSMVSFPKIVIGCGHNNTFYSGKSSGVIGFGTGPLSLIKQLGSFTDERFSYCLVDDRNINLPSKINFGDAAKVSGNNVVSTPMVKLVGNHQEEYYYLNLKAVSVGSKRIKYSGFKNKGVNASTHNILIDSGSTLTFVPRRFYHKFESAVKKVVKLERFHDDSGEFNLCYNTTFKNTTSKQPNFPVITAHFSGADVKLDSMGSFISLSKGIECLAIFPHRKHNFGIFGNKLQVNYLVGYDLKKNIVSFKPTDCSKY